From a region of the Salarias fasciatus chromosome 6, fSalaFa1.1, whole genome shotgun sequence genome:
- the LOC115389867 gene encoding homeobox protein HMX2-like, producing MNKVEAPCRPAASLKFTIDSILNLKTSGRSRDSCHPAGLQDELATAMRKDAFQSHHEEKGAAQRQDADSRLAESDLMTDRSRAAESVIISQRKAAEARFESGDSSCDDSGSTTAATDPHKGGSPGKKSKMITKKKTRTIFSKRQIFQLESTFDMKRYLSSAERACLASSLQLTETQVKIWFQNRRNKLKRQISTEIDGPVSDFPETGKPVVVGQLPALYKESNLLGRCLLPMPLPVVYPGSSTPYLCFSNASKYFSLYEADV from the exons aTGAACAAAGTAGAAGCGCCATGTCGACCCGCCGCCTCTCTCAAATTCACCATTGACAGCATCTTAAACCTGAAGACGAGCGGGAGGAGCCGCGATAGTTGTCACCCGGCAGGACTGCAGGATGAACTGGCCACGGCGATGCGTAAAGATGCTTTCCAGAGCCACCACGAGGAGAAAGGAGCCGCGCAGAGGCAGGACGCGGACAGCAGGCTCGCGGAAAGCG ACTTGATGACAGACCGGAGCAGAGCCGCGGAGTCGGTCATCATCAGCCAGCGGAAGGCGGCGGAGGCGCGCTTCGAGAGCGGCGACAGCAGCTGCGACGACAGCGGCTCCACCACCGCGGCCACGGACCCGCACAAAGGAGGCAGCCCGGGCAAAAAGAGCAAGATGATCACCAAAAAGAAAACTCGCACTATTTTTTCCAAGAGACAGATCTTCCAGTTGGAGTCTACCTTCGACATGAAACGCTATCTGAGCAGCGCGGAGCGCGCCTGCCTCGCCAGTTCCCTGCAGCTGACGGAGACGCAGGTGAAAATATGGTTTCAGAACCGCAGGAATAAATTGAAACGGCAGATATCGACTGAAATCGACGGACCAGTGAGTGATTTTCCCGAGACCGGGAAGCCCGTGGTGGTGGGCCAGCTCCCGGCCTTGTACAAGGAGAGCAACCTGCTGGGCAGATGCCTGCTGCCCATGCCTCTGCCCGTGGTGTACCCGGGCAGCAGCACGCCTTACCTCTGCTTCTCCAACGCCAGCAAGTACTTCAGCCTGTACGAAGCGGACGTATGA